From a region of the Ruminococcaceae bacterium KH2T8 genome:
- a CDS encoding Acetyltransferase (GNAT) domain-containing protein: MNISDVKVIDRCDDINFEEVNSILHFYGLSDLDTPTQRQVFLNSYVTIFIKDGDKIIGVGRAISDGITHASIYNIAVRDEYRGHGIGKLIIDEILKRVEGCTVTLYTSPRHIGLYEHWGFRRMKTSYAIFHNEEYYEEQGFIE, from the coding sequence ATGAATATTTCAGATGTTAAGGTCATCGACAGGTGCGATGATATCAATTTTGAAGAAGTAAATTCCATACTTCATTTCTACGGGTTGAGCGATCTTGATACGCCTACCCAGAGGCAGGTATTCCTGAACAGTTACGTGACGATATTCATAAAGGACGGCGATAAGATCATCGGTGTAGGAAGAGCAATATCCGACGGGATAACCCATGCATCGATCTATAATATCGCGGTTCGTGATGAGTATAGAGGACACGGTATCGGAAAACTCATCATAGATGAGATCCTTAAAAGGGTCGAAGGATGCACGGTGACACTCTATACAAGCCCCAGGCATATCGGACTGTATGAGCACTGGGGCTTTAGAAGGATGAAGACCTCGTATGCGATCTTTCATAATGAGGAGTATTACGAGGAACAGGGTTTTATTGAGTAA
- a CDS encoding nitrogen fixation protein NifB, producing the protein MSNTYKDLQNSHPCFGGHKNNAGRIHLPVSPGCNIACRFCDRTINDVEERPGVTSKILTPEEASDIVSKALDICPDIKVAGIAGPGDTLASDNAFKTFRIIKERYPELIKCMSTNGLLLNERAQNVIDVGIDSLTVTVNAIDPKIEAKLNSFIIYHGKKIEGEEGAEILIANQLAGIRKVAAAGITVKVNTVLVPDINGDHIEDIAKAVSEAGAKIYNIIPLIPQHELKDQTAPTCKDIEGARLKASKYIDVFRHCQHCRADAVGVPGKSEFGDQIYQRRLNAKETFSHG; encoded by the coding sequence ATGAGCAATACGTATAAAGACCTTCAGAATTCACACCCGTGCTTCGGAGGCCATAAGAACAATGCGGGCAGGATCCATCTGCCGGTAAGTCCCGGATGTAATATCGCCTGCCGGTTCTGCGATCGTACGATAAACGACGTGGAGGAGCGCCCCGGAGTCACATCCAAGATACTTACTCCCGAAGAAGCATCAGATATAGTCAGCAAGGCACTGGATATCTGCCCCGATATAAAGGTAGCAGGTATCGCGGGCCCGGGGGACACTCTCGCAAGTGATAACGCTTTTAAGACTTTCAGGATCATAAAGGAAAGATATCCCGAGCTTATTAAGTGCATGAGCACCAACGGACTTCTTCTGAACGAGAGGGCACAGAATGTGATCGATGTGGGTATTGACTCCTTGACGGTGACGGTCAATGCGATAGATCCGAAGATCGAGGCAAAGCTCAATTCCTTCATCATCTACCACGGAAAGAAGATAGAGGGTGAAGAGGGTGCCGAGATACTTATCGCGAATCAGCTCGCAGGTATCAGAAAAGTCGCAGCCGCAGGTATTACGGTAAAGGTGAATACGGTACTCGTTCCCGACATAAACGGTGACCATATCGAAGACATCGCAAAGGCGGTAAGCGAGGCGGGAGCAAAGATATATAACATCATCCCGCTTATCCCGCAGCACGAACTCAAGGACCAGACGGCACCGACCTGTAAGGATATCGAAGGTGCAAGACTTAAGGCTTCGAAATATATAGATGTCTTCAGACATTGCCAGCACTGCAGAGCGGACGCGGTCGGAGTTCCCGGAAAGAGCGAATTCGGCGATCAGATCTATCAGAGAAGACTTAATGCAAAGGAGACTTTCTCTCATGGATGA
- a CDS encoding putative ABC transport system ATP-binding protein — translation MEIRLDDIVKNYSRGRREFTVLDKVSFDIPAGRFTLITGDSGIGKSTLLGIIAGLIKPTSGKVFYDDKEITASNDDELSKIRNAHLGIVTQESDLIPYLTLEDNIRLTYEINNRGKVLDDSSFDEVLNALGLSELKSSYPSEMSGGEIKRAAVARALLIDPEVIIMDEPTANLDRKNVRNVLRLLRMYSDKGSTVIISSHEEEAAAFADVIKDLEREAV, via the coding sequence ATGGAAATAAGACTTGATGATATCGTTAAGAACTATAGCCGCGGCAGGAGGGAATTTACTGTCCTTGATAAGGTGAGCTTTGATATCCCTGCCGGCAGATTTACGCTGATAACAGGTGACAGCGGAATAGGTAAGAGTACGCTTCTCGGCATCATCGCGGGGCTCATAAAGCCTACCTCGGGAAAGGTATTCTACGATGATAAGGAGATCACCGCCTCAAATGACGATGAACTCTCGAAAATACGAAATGCGCATCTCGGGATAGTGACCCAGGAATCCGATCTTATCCCTTATCTTACATTGGAGGATAATATCAGGCTTACATATGAGATCAATAACAGAGGTAAGGTATTAGACGACAGTTCGTTTGATGAAGTCCTTAATGCACTGGGACTTTCAGAACTCAAGTCATCGTACCCGTCCGAGATGTCAGGCGGCGAGATAAAGAGAGCTGCCGTAGCGAGAGCTCTGCTCATAGATCCGGAAGTGATCATCATGGATGAGCCGACAGCCAATCTCGACAGAAAGAATGTCAGGAATGTATTAAGGCTCCTTCGTATGTATTCGGACAAGGGAAGTACCGTGATCATAAGTTCGCACGAAGAGGAAGCGGCAGCTTTCGCTGATGTCATAAAGGATCTGGAGAGGGAGGCAGTATGA
- a CDS encoding sulfonate transport system ATP-binding protein — protein sequence MVGHIKIDKVSKSFTNPDGSIVKALNEVELEIRPGSFVSLIGPSGCGKTTLLRAIAGLNLADTGTVYLDDEAVTKPGHDRGFAFQQANLYPWLSIEKNIAFGLKARGIYKTHKADVKEYINMVGLNGFENSYPHQLSGGMNQRASLARALVGHPKVLLLDEPLGALDAFTRMNMQDEILRIWKEQQMTMVMVTHDVDEAVYLSDQVVIMTPRPAKIEKVIDIELTRPRARGNIDFIKYRTQILEILNFAGENQEPEYYL from the coding sequence ATGGTAGGACATATAAAGATAGATAAAGTCAGTAAGAGCTTTACAAATCCTGACGGCTCCATCGTAAAGGCACTGAATGAAGTGGAGCTTGAAATCAGGCCCGGATCGTTCGTATCGCTTATAGGCCCTTCGGGATGCGGAAAGACAACACTTCTTCGAGCGATCGCAGGACTTAATCTCGCGGATACGGGTACTGTCTACCTGGATGATGAGGCAGTAACAAAGCCCGGACATGACAGAGGATTTGCATTTCAGCAGGCTAATCTCTACCCGTGGCTGTCGATCGAAAAGAATATCGCTTTCGGTCTTAAGGCAAGAGGTATCTATAAGACTCATAAAGCTGATGTTAAAGAGTATATCAATATGGTGGGATTGAACGGATTTGAAAATTCCTATCCGCACCAGCTGTCAGGAGGAATGAATCAGAGAGCATCTCTGGCGAGAGCTCTCGTGGGACACCCCAAGGTCCTTCTCCTCGATGAGCCCTTAGGAGCACTCGATGCATTTACGCGGATGAACATGCAGGATGAGATCTTAAGGATCTGGAAAGAACAGCAGATGACCATGGTGATGGTAACTCACGATGTAGACGAAGCGGTATATCTCTCGGATCAGGTAGTCATAATGACACCGAGACCTGCAAAGATCGAGAAGGTAATAGATATCGAACTTACCAGGCCGAGAGCCAGAGGAAATATAGATTTCATCAAGTACAGGACACAGATCCTGGAGATATTGAATTTCGCAGGTGAGAATCAGGAACCTGAATACTACCTGTAA
- a CDS encoding ABC-type transport system, involved in lipoprotein release, permease component produces the protein MDLSLRLAFKSISSRFYRSIGLVLISLIMSFTVVLIGLIAVGMQHGSDNVKARMGADMIVVPEGYGDDLEGILLTTSKNYFYMDETVVDEIGAVEGVEVASPQTFLMTLEASCCDQSVQIIGIDTESDFTVSPWVDGKYIDSLKSGQIIVGSDVGVREDQSFQMFGVPYEVAGILDKSGSSMDYCVFIDRGEMETLMEQAEAAGQGVIAEVNSDDVSAVLIRTKGVEDDSAIVGKLSRIDGIDVVTSESVSSRLTEGLHDAKVIYAVIIVLLFLVGILLMFLIHYITLGERQSEITTLRILGVGRRKIRRFLIQEILILSSIGALLGTLIGALSFSVLFGLIDKLTDIPFTLPYTGEEVLILLSAFIVIAVLGPLSASYGIRKLCPEYVLE, from the coding sequence ATGGATCTGTCGTTAAGACTGGCATTTAAGAGTATCTCCTCGAGATTCTATCGTAGTATCGGGCTTGTTCTTATCAGTCTCATAATGTCCTTTACGGTCGTTCTCATAGGACTTATCGCAGTCGGCATGCAGCACGGAAGCGATAACGTAAAGGCGAGGATGGGTGCTGATATGATCGTAGTCCCCGAAGGATACGGTGACGATCTTGAGGGGATACTCCTAACTACGTCAAAAAATTACTTCTATATGGATGAGACCGTCGTCGATGAGATCGGAGCCGTAGAGGGTGTGGAGGTTGCATCTCCGCAGACTTTCCTCATGACGCTCGAGGCTTCCTGCTGTGATCAGTCAGTACAGATAATCGGTATCGATACTGAGAGTGATTTTACCGTATCGCCGTGGGTAGACGGTAAGTATATAGATTCCCTTAAGAGCGGACAGATAATCGTCGGAAGCGATGTCGGTGTCAGGGAAGACCAGTCATTTCAGATGTTCGGTGTCCCTTATGAAGTTGCCGGCATACTCGATAAGAGCGGATCGTCGATGGATTATTGCGTATTTATCGACAGGGGCGAGATGGAGACGCTGATGGAGCAGGCTGAAGCTGCCGGTCAGGGCGTTATCGCCGAAGTGAATTCCGATGATGTTTCCGCCGTCCTCATCAGGACGAAAGGCGTCGAGGATGATTCGGCCATCGTCGGAAAGCTGTCGAGGATCGACGGTATCGATGTGGTAACTTCCGAAAGCGTATCTTCACGCCTCACGGAAGGCCTTCACGATGCGAAAGTGATCTATGCCGTCATCATCGTATTGCTCTTTCTGGTCGGTATATTACTGATGTTCCTGATCCACTATATTACGCTGGGTGAACGTCAAAGTGAGATCACGACATTGAGGATACTCGGAGTCGGCAGAAGAAAGATAAGAAGATTTCTTATTCAGGAGATACTGATACTGTCATCGATCGGAGCTCTCCTGGGAACTCTCATCGGGGCACTTTCCTTCAGCGTCCTGTTCGGTCTCATAGACAAGCTTACGGATATTCCTTTTACATTGCCTTATACGGGCGAGGAAGTTCTGATCCTCCTTTCGGCGTTTATCGTGATCGCGGTCCTCGGGCCGTTGAGCGCGTCTTATGGTATCAGGAAGCTCTGTCCTGAGTATGTACTGGAGTGA
- a CDS encoding NitT/TauT family transport system substrate-binding protein, with protein MSIKRKITAAIMSLALVLTMIGGCSKAQETEADVAPLKVKILNNKESLCLAPVHIAIINGYFDDEFNAIGQEYEIVVSNVDTITEQITSGEINAGYGLTGSLMQPISNGLAISYVTGLHRGCTKFYAKNGSGVETLEDLRGKVIGVPSLSDSSIIQIKRKLYDLGFKVNGEDADVEFVAYSMTDLPTALDNGAVDAIGLHDPVAYSAENNYDFIKIFDIGEDEDFASEYCCQAYVAQELIDQNPEGAAAYARAIQKAAAFVQACPDEAARLQVENGYMPSESDADVVRYGEILASLNYEPSISLGRETFRATFTDLQETGDLDPNLDLEEFTARVYPNLEGVPDSVTYDPDTGEFTARE; from the coding sequence ATGAGTATCAAAAGAAAGATTACAGCGGCAATCATGTCATTAGCACTGGTACTTACGATGATCGGCGGATGTTCGAAAGCTCAGGAGACTGAGGCGGATGTAGCACCCTTAAAGGTCAAGATCCTAAATAACAAAGAGAGCCTTTGTCTGGCACCTGTTCATATAGCGATCATCAATGGTTATTTTGACGATGAGTTCAATGCCATCGGACAGGAATATGAGATCGTAGTATCCAATGTCGATACGATCACGGAGCAGATCACGAGTGGTGAGATCAATGCAGGCTACGGCCTTACGGGATCACTCATGCAGCCAATCTCTAACGGTCTTGCGATCTCTTACGTAACGGGACTTCACAGAGGATGTACAAAGTTCTATGCAAAGAACGGTTCCGGTGTAGAGACACTAGAGGACTTGAGAGGAAAGGTAATCGGAGTTCCGTCGCTGTCTGACTCTTCGATCATCCAGATCAAACGTAAGCTCTACGATCTTGGCTTTAAGGTCAATGGTGAGGATGCGGATGTTGAGTTCGTTGCTTATTCCATGACGGATCTTCCTACGGCTCTCGATAACGGTGCCGTAGATGCCATCGGACTTCACGATCCGGTCGCATATAGCGCAGAGAACAACTACGACTTCATTAAGATCTTCGATATCGGTGAGGATGAGGATTTTGCATCTGAATACTGCTGCCAGGCATACGTAGCTCAGGAGCTGATCGATCAGAATCCCGAGGGTGCTGCAGCATACGCAAGAGCCATTCAGAAGGCGGCTGCTTTCGTTCAGGCATGCCCCGATGAGGCGGCAAGGCTTCAGGTGGAGAACGGCTACATGCCCTCAGAGAGCGACGCGGATGTCGTAAGGTACGGTGAGATCCTTGCAAGCCTTAACTATGAGCCTTCGATCTCACTCGGAAGAGAGACATTCAGAGCAACATTTACGGATCTTCAGGAAACCGGCGACCTTGATCCCAATCTCGATCTTGAGGAGTTTACGGCGAGAGTCTATCCGAACCTTGAAGGCGTGCCTGATTCGGTAACTTATGATCCCGATACGGGCGAGTTTACTGCTCGCGAATAA
- a CDS encoding serine O-acetyltransferase produces the protein MTRAADNRIEEIVDLIINDYEDDRTVNRVDILNQPDKKAIVDVLEKLLKILYPGYYSDKVYKIYSLRNNMAATIEDVIFHLKKQIVTVLRYNRDDQSVDADQAEDKATVITYEFMKKIPAIRSILETDIDAAYEGDPAADSKDEIILSYPGLFAISVYRIAHELHLLNVPMIPRIMTEYAHSVTGIDIHPGADIGKYFFIDHGTGVVIGETTIIGEHVKIYQGVTLGGLSTRGGQSLKGLKRHPTIGNNVTIYSGSSILGGDTVIGDDAVIGGNSFLIDSVGKGARVTAGKKADS, from the coding sequence ATGACAAGAGCAGCAGATAACAGGATAGAAGAGATCGTTGATCTGATAATAAACGACTACGAGGACGACCGTACGGTAAATCGTGTAGATATATTAAATCAGCCCGACAAAAAGGCGATAGTCGACGTTCTCGAAAAGCTCCTCAAGATCCTCTATCCCGGGTATTACAGCGATAAGGTCTATAAGATCTACAGCCTTCGAAATAATATGGCTGCCACGATAGAGGATGTCATCTTTCACCTCAAAAAGCAGATCGTGACGGTGCTCAGATATAACCGTGACGACCAAAGTGTCGATGCGGATCAGGCGGAGGATAAGGCGACAGTCATTACATATGAATTCATGAAGAAGATCCCCGCCATAAGGAGTATCCTGGAGACCGATATCGATGCTGCATATGAAGGCGACCCCGCAGCCGACAGCAAGGACGAGATAATCCTGTCGTACCCGGGGCTCTTTGCGATATCCGTATACAGGATCGCGCATGAGCTGCATCTTTTAAACGTACCCATGATCCCGAGGATCATGACGGAATATGCTCACAGCGTAACAGGAATAGATATTCATCCCGGAGCCGATATCGGAAAGTATTTCTTTATCGATCACGGAACCGGTGTAGTTATAGGTGAGACGACGATAATCGGCGAGCACGTTAAGATCTATCAGGGTGTGACTCTGGGCGGATTATCGACCAGAGGAGGTCAGAGTCTTAAGGGGCTTAAGAGACATCCTACTATCGGTAACAATGTTACGATCTATTCGGGATCGTCCATACTCGGCGGAGATACGGTCATCGGTGACGATGCCGTTATCGGAGGTAATTCATTCCTGATCGATTCGGTCGGAAAGGGAGCACGCGTAACTGCGGGAAAGAAGGCGGATTCATGA
- a CDS encoding DNA-binding transcriptional regulator, LysR family: MTILQLKYVLAIASSSSMREAASKLFVSQPALSATIHELEEELGIRIFERNNKGITVSEQGREFLIYAKQAVSQYELIEDRYIEKDKNRKHFSVSMQHYVFAVHAFVETVKEFDGDRYIYSVHETRTAEVLTNVRDLTSEIGILAYSKTNANILKKLFREYGLVFHPLMVRDTYAYVWKDHPLADCEEVSLEDLKDYPCVSFDQSSDNDFYLSEEALGDHEFDKIIRSNDRATSAELVAKLNGYSIGTGIMTESVALKDGVVTIKLKEEDPLTIGYIIRKNHKLSDIGQRYIDELEKYHEEGL; the protein is encoded by the coding sequence ATGACGATATTACAGCTTAAGTACGTATTGGCGATAGCATCATCTTCATCGATGAGAGAGGCTGCGAGTAAGCTCTTTGTATCCCAGCCCGCACTCTCCGCGACTATACATGAGCTTGAAGAGGAACTCGGTATACGTATATTCGAACGTAACAACAAGGGAATAACCGTATCCGAGCAGGGACGTGAATTCCTTATCTATGCAAAGCAGGCCGTAAGTCAGTATGAGCTCATAGAGGACAGATATATCGAGAAGGATAAGAACAGGAAACACTTCTCAGTATCGATGCAGCATTATGTATTCGCAGTACATGCTTTCGTTGAGACGGTAAAGGAATTTGACGGCGACAGATATATCTATTCGGTCCATGAGACGAGGACCGCTGAGGTCCTGACCAACGTAAGGGATCTTACGAGTGAGATCGGTATACTTGCATATTCGAAGACTAATGCGAATATCCTGAAAAAGCTCTTCAGGGAATATGGTCTTGTATTTCATCCTCTGATGGTGCGTGATACATATGCTTATGTATGGAAAGATCATCCTCTGGCAGACTGCGAGGAAGTATCTCTTGAAGACCTGAAGGATTATCCGTGTGTAAGCTTTGACCAGAGCAGTGATAATGATTTCTATCTCTCGGAGGAGGCGCTCGGAGACCACGAGTTCGATAAGATAATAAGATCTAATGACAGGGCTACGTCGGCGGAACTCGTAGCCAAGCTCAATGGGTATTCGATCGGTACCGGTATCATGACCGAGAGCGTTGCACTAAAGGACGGTGTCGTGACCATAAAGCTCAAGGAGGAAGATCCTCTTACGATCGGCTATATAATAAGGAAGAATCATAAGCTCAGCGATATAGGTCAGCGGTACATAGACGAACTTGAAAAGTATCACGAAGAAGGACTCTGA
- a CDS encoding cysteine synthase A, which translates to MANIKESALELIGNTPILKLNNYSKKREITEATVLAKLEYLNPAGSVKDRIALAMIEDAEAKGLLKPGATIIEPTSGNTGIGLAAVATAKGYRAILTLPDTMSVERRNLLKAYGAELVLTEGAKGMKGAIAKAEELNKEIEGSVILGQFVNPANPKVHKETTGPEIWQQTDGKVDIFVAGVGTGGTITGVGEYLKSQNPNVKVVAVEPATSAVLSTGKAGAHKIQGIGAGFVPDVLNTKVYDEVLAIANEDAFAEGKAFAVSEGILVGISSGAALKAAEILAKRPENKGKTIVALLPDSGDRYLSTPLFNS; encoded by the coding sequence ATGGCAAACATTAAGGAAAGCGCACTTGAACTTATCGGAAATACACCGATCCTTAAGCTCAACAACTACTCTAAGAAAAGAGAGATCACAGAAGCAACAGTACTTGCAAAGCTCGAGTACTTGAATCCCGCAGGATCCGTAAAGGATCGTATCGCTCTTGCGATGATCGAGGATGCAGAAGCTAAGGGCCTTCTTAAGCCCGGTGCAACTATCATCGAACCCACGAGCGGTAACACCGGTATCGGACTTGCTGCAGTAGCAACGGCAAAGGGATACAGGGCTATACTTACACTTCCCGACACGATGAGCGTCGAGAGAAGAAATCTCCTTAAGGCATACGGCGCTGAGCTCGTACTTACTGAGGGCGCAAAGGGCATGAAGGGAGCTATCGCAAAGGCAGAGGAGCTCAATAAGGAGATCGAAGGTTCCGTTATATTGGGGCAGTTCGTTAATCCCGCTAACCCTAAGGTACATAAGGAGACAACAGGTCCCGAGATCTGGCAGCAGACAGACGGTAAGGTAGATATCTTCGTAGCAGGTGTAGGTACAGGCGGTACTATCACAGGCGTAGGTGAATACCTTAAGTCCCAGAACCCCAATGTAAAGGTTGTAGCAGTAGAGCCCGCAACGAGCGCAGTTCTCTCCACAGGTAAGGCAGGCGCTCATAAGATCCAGGGTATCGGTGCAGGTTTCGTACCCGATGTCCTTAATACGAAGGTATATGACGAAGTTCTCGCTATCGCAAACGAAGATGCATTTGCAGAGGGTAAGGCTTTCGCAGTATCAGAAGGTATCCTCGTAGGTATCTCTTCCGGTGCAGCACTGAAGGCAGCCGAGATCCTTGCTAAGCGTCCCGAGAACAAGGGCAAGACGATCGTAGCATTGCTTCCCGATTCAGGTGACAGATATCTGTCTACTCCTCTTTTCAATTCATAA
- a CDS encoding cystathione beta-lyase — translation MPERNLDFDTIIERRGTDCLKYDFALRRGMPEDVLPLWVADMDFKTSSYVEDAVIERTRHAIFGYTEVQGEYFDAVAGWMKRHHDWQIKPQWLIKTPGVVFALAAAVKAFSNPGDKVLIQQPVYYPFTEVIEDNGRIVVSNDLVLGEDNRYTIDFDDFEKKITDNDIHLFLLCNPHNPSRRVFTKEELTRIGDICLKHDVLVVSDEIHNDFVFEGEHTIFANVKKEFEDISIICTSPSKTFNLAGMLISNIFIPNTKIRRTFRHEVNAAGISQLGTLGLVAAQTAYEKGDEWYDAMLRYVRGNIEFVKEFAAKELRGVRCIDGEGTYLMWLDFRNTGIPNEEIDRRIIHEAKLWLDSGKIFGKTGDGFQRINVAAPRKIVEECLTRISSILY, via the coding sequence ATGCCTGAGAGAAACCTTGATTTTGACACGATAATAGAGCGCCGTGGTACGGATTGCCTGAAATATGATTTCGCATTAAGACGCGGAATGCCTGAGGATGTTCTTCCTCTGTGGGTCGCCGATATGGATTTTAAGACGAGTTCATATGTCGAAGATGCGGTGATAGAGAGAACGAGGCATGCTATCTTCGGATATACGGAAGTTCAGGGAGAATACTTTGATGCAGTTGCAGGGTGGATGAAGAGACACCACGACTGGCAGATAAAGCCGCAGTGGCTCATCAAGACTCCGGGTGTTGTATTCGCGCTCGCAGCCGCAGTGAAGGCTTTCTCGAACCCCGGTGATAAGGTCCTGATCCAGCAGCCCGTTTACTATCCCTTTACGGAAGTTATAGAAGATAATGGCAGGATCGTTGTAAGTAATGATCTGGTGCTCGGTGAAGACAACAGATATACGATCGACTTTGACGACTTCGAGAAGAAGATCACGGATAATGATATACATCTCTTTCTTCTTTGTAATCCCCATAATCCTTCAAGGAGAGTTTTTACGAAGGAAGAACTAACGAGGATCGGAGACATATGCCTTAAACATGATGTGCTCGTCGTAAGTGATGAGATCCATAACGATTTTGTGTTTGAGGGCGAGCATACGATCTTTGCGAACGTAAAGAAGGAATTCGAGGATATATCGATCATCTGCACGTCACCGAGCAAGACATTCAATCTGGCGGGCATGCTCATATCTAATATCTTTATTCCCAACACGAAGATAAGGCGTACCTTCAGGCACGAAGTCAATGCCGCAGGTATAAGCCAGCTCGGAACACTCGGACTCGTAGCCGCTCAGACTGCTTATGAGAAGGGCGATGAGTGGTATGATGCTATGCTTCGATATGTCAGGGGCAATATTGAATTCGTGAAGGAGTTTGCAGCGAAGGAGCTTCGCGGTGTACGATGTATCGACGGTGAAGGCACATATCTCATGTGGCTCGATTTCAGAAACACGGGTATCCCGAATGAAGAGATCGACAGAAGGATCATACACGAAGCGAAGCTTTGGCTCGACAGCGGCAAGATCTTCGGAAAGACCGGAGACGGATTTCAGAGGATCAATGTGGCAGCTCCGAGGAAGATCGTTGAGGAGTGCCTCACAAGGATAAGCAGTATCCTTTACTAA
- a CDS encoding NitT/TauT family transport system permease protein, translating to MVIKQIKRTSAILSALIAIQVHIRMPNSALQPATPKPYFLYLLYVFLGIFVLSYLLSFFIKPVAEKLDEKGPLLAGGVLLLNIINIVCSKLALLPVLFFPSLDRVFGVYVNDWELLLKCIASSGKLLLIGYSIGALIGFGTGILVGFNKKAAYWFNPFVKIIGPIPATSWSPLVLSLFATSYQAAVFMIALSVWFPITVMTSNGIQNVQQTYFEVADTLGANKLWKIFKVGIPAALPSVFLGFFYATTGSFVTLVTAEMFGCKLGIGWYLNWQKSMMLYANVYAGLILLAVLCNLIITLLFRFKDKLLLWQKGVIKW from the coding sequence ATGGTCATCAAACAGATCAAGAGAACTAGTGCTATACTGTCAGCTCTTATAGCTATACAGGTGCACATCCGAATGCCGAATTCAGCTTTGCAGCCGGCAACACCCAAGCCTTATTTCCTGTATCTGTTATATGTGTTTCTCGGGATATTCGTGCTTTCGTATCTGCTCTCATTCTTTATAAAGCCGGTAGCCGAAAAGCTCGATGAGAAAGGACCTCTTCTTGCAGGCGGCGTGTTGCTCCTTAACATCATAAATATCGTATGCAGCAAGCTCGCGCTCCTTCCCGTATTGTTCTTCCCGTCACTCGACCGAGTATTCGGAGTATATGTGAATGACTGGGAACTGCTTCTTAAGTGTATAGCATCTTCGGGAAAGCTGCTCTTGATCGGTTATTCGATCGGAGCGCTCATAGGATTCGGAACCGGAATACTCGTAGGATTTAATAAGAAGGCGGCATACTGGTTCAACCCTTTCGTAAAGATCATCGGACCGATCCCAGCCACATCATGGTCGCCGCTGGTTCTATCACTCTTTGCTACATCTTATCAGGCCGCGGTATTCATGATCGCATTATCTGTATGGTTCCCTATCACGGTCATGACGAGTAACGGTATACAGAATGTTCAGCAGACATACTTTGAGGTCGCTGATACGCTCGGAGCCAATAAGCTCTGGAAGATCTTTAAGGTAGGTATCCCTGCAGCGCTCCCGAGTGTTTTCCTCGGATTCTTCTATGCGACGACCGGCTCGTTCGTAACACTGGTCACGGCTGAGATGTTCGGATGTAAGCTCGGTATCGGATGGTATCTGAACTGGCAGAAGAGCATGATGCTCTACGCAAATGTATACGCGGGACTCATATTGTTGGCAGTTCTTTGTAATCTCATAATCACGCTGCTATTCAGGTTTAAGGATAAGCTCCTGTTGTGGCAGAAGGGAGTCATCAAATGGTAG